A section of the Lepus europaeus isolate LE1 chromosome 19, mLepTim1.pri, whole genome shotgun sequence genome encodes:
- the ZNF134 gene encoding zinc finger protein 134, with protein MTLATAEGAWTGSGCQQEVKDEEAPSTQNISVEVTRVSASKTGSSIQIAHPCDLCGPVLNDILCLDEHQRAHHKLRPYICGACGRQFWFSANFDQYKKHYSVEKHLQRGESKVVFVKNRRVCEEPHLSEKPLTCDEEQKKSQASLSAHQQKATHRKRKTSRSTGSGEAFDAGQMHYQCSECGKAFGRKDTLIQHQRIHSGEKPYKCSECGKAFSRKATLVQHQRIHTGERPYECSECGKAFSRKDNLTQHKRIHTGEMPYKCGECGKYFSHHSNLTVHQRVHNGARPYKCSDCGKVFRHKSTLVQHESIHTGENPYDCNDCGKSFGHKYTLIKHQRIHTETKPFECIECGKFFSRSSDFIAHQRVHTGERPFVCSKCGKDFIRTSHLVRHQRVHTGERPYECSECGKAYSLSSHLIRHQKIHTAGRL; from the exons ATGACTCTTGCCACAGCAGAAGGGGCTTGGACAGGCTCGG GTTGTCAACAAGAAGTGAAGGATGAAGAGGCACCTTCTACACAGAACATTTCTGTAGAAGTGACACGTGTTAGTGCTTCTAAGACAGGCTCGTCCATCCAGATAGCTCACCCTTGTGATTTATGTGGCCCTGTCTTGAATGATATTTTATGCCTGGATGAACACCAGAGAGCACACCACAAGCTGAGACCTTACATATGTGGGGCATGTGGCAGACAATTCTGGTTCAGTGCAAACTTTGACCAGTACAAGAAGCATTACAGTGTAGAGAAACATTTACAGAGGGGTGAAAGCAAGGTCGTCTTTGTGAAGAACAGAAGAGTTTGTGAAGAGCCTCATCTGTCAGAGAAGCCTCTCACATGTGATGAGGAACAGAAGAAATCCCAGGCTAGTTTGAGTGCTCACCAGCAAAAGGCCACTCATAGAAAGAGGAAGACATCCAGGAGCACTGGGAGCGGGGAGGCCTTTGATGCAGGACAAATGCACTACCAGTGCAGTGAGTGTGGGAAAGCTTTTGGCCGCAAGGACACACTTATCCAGCACCAGAGAATTCATAGTGGAGAAAAGCCTTACAAGTGTagtgagtgtgggaaagccttcagccGCAAAGCCACACTTGTGCAGCACCAGAGGATCCATACTGGAGAGAGGCCTTACGAATGCagtgaatgtgggaaagccttcagtcGAAAAGACAACCTCACTCAGCACAAGAGAATCCATACTGGAGAAATGCCTTACAAGTGTGGCGAGTGTGGgaagtacttcagtcatcactCCAATTTAACTGTGCACCAGAGAGTTCACAATGGAGCAAGGCCTTACAAGTGTAGCGATTGTGGGAAAGTCTTCAGACACAAATCCACACTTGTTCAGCATGAGAGTATTCACACTGGAGAAAATCCTTACGATTGCAATGATTGTGGGAAGTCCTTTGGCCACAAATACACCCTTATtaagcatcagagaattcacactgagACAAAGCCTTTTGAGTGCATTGAATGTGGGAAATTCTTTAGCCGGAGCTCTGACTTTATTGCACATCAGAGAGTTCACACTGGTGAAAGGCCTTTTGTATGCAGCAAATGTGGGAAAGACTTCATCAGAACCTCCCACCTTGTTCGGCATCAAAGGGTTCACACTGGAGAAAGGCCATATGAGTGCagtgaatgtggaaaagcctacAGCTTAAGCTCCCACCTCATTCGGCACCAGAAAATTCATACAGCAGGAAGGCTTTAG